In Streptomyces sp. HUAS ZL42, the DNA window GCACCTTCCCCAGGCCGCCCCGCCCGCCGGCGCGCGCACCGAGCGCGAAAGCCGACCGCGACGCGCGGCCCCAGGGGCCAGCCCGAGGACGGCCCACGCCAGCCGAGCGCGCCAGGCCGCCGTGCAGCGACATCGCGCGCAACAGCACGGTCACGACAGCTCCGCCGCGCACCCCTGTAGCGGTCGGCAAGACCGAAAAAAGCGCAGCAGCAAGGCACAGCCCCGCAGGCGCCCAAGCACCTTCCCCACGCCGCCCCGCCCGCCGGCGCGCGCACCGAGCGCGAAAGCCGACCGCGACGCGCGGCCCCAGGGGCCAGCCCGAGGACGGCCCACGCCAGCCGAGCGCGCCAGGCCGGCGTGCAACGCGACAGCACGGTCACGACAACTTCGCCGCCAGCCCCTCTCGCGGTCGGAGGGAGCGAAAAAGCACGGGCAACAAGGCACAGCCGCGCATGCGCCGAGGCACCTTCCGCGCGCCGTCCCGCCCGTTTCGTTGGTCCCCCGCGTCACAGGCAGGTAAAAGCCTTCTCCCAGGCGGCGAAAATCGTTGAAGCCCTGGACCGCCTCCCCTCCATGTCTGAAAGGGTGGGCCGATGGAGACCCTCTACCGACGACTGCTCAAAGTGATGCCCCGGCTCGGCCTGCAGGTGACCGACCTCGGACCCGGGACCGCGGTGGTCTCGCGGCGCGGGAAACGGGTCCGGATTCCGCTGGGACCGGGCACCGACGTGCTGGCGAAGGACGAGCGGTGGGCGGTGAACGGCGTCGGCGACGACACCTGGGTGGTCCGGCGCCGCTCATCCCGTACGGAACCCGAGCAGGGCGCCACGGAGACCACGTCCGTCCGGCTCGGCAACAGCGGCGCGCACCTCCTCCTCGACCGCTCGGCCCTGACCGACGAACGCAAGCTGCAGCTGGCGGCCTCCGAGTTCCTGGGCACCCACCACGTGGTCGGCATGCTGGACCTCTACGGCGTGAACTGCGTCTTCGACGTGGGGGCCAACACCGGACAGTACGCCCGGCGGCTGCGCCGGCTCGGCTACCGGGGCCGGATCGTCTCCTTCGAGCCCACCGCCGAGCACTTCGCCAAGCTCGAGAAGGCCGCCGAGAACGACCCGGACTGGTGGGTCCTCCAGTACGGCCTGGGCCGCGAGGACACGGCCACCACCATCCACACGGGCTGGAACACGATGAACTCGCTCCTGCCGCCCAGCGACTACGGCAAGGACCGGTACGGCCGCTTCGCCACGTCCGAGACGGAGGAGATCCAGATCCGCCGGCTCGACGGGCTGATGGACAAGGCGCTCGACGGCCTCACCGAGCCGCGCCCCTTCCTGAAGATGGACACCCAGGGCTACGACCTGGAGGTCTTCGCCGGTGCCGGGGACCGCATCAAGGACTTCGTGGGCCTGCAGTCCGAGG includes these proteins:
- a CDS encoding FkbM family methyltransferase, with the translated sequence METLYRRLLKVMPRLGLQVTDLGPGTAVVSRRGKRVRIPLGPGTDVLAKDERWAVNGVGDDTWVVRRRSSRTEPEQGATETTSVRLGNSGAHLLLDRSALTDERKLQLAASEFLGTHHVVGMLDLYGVNCVFDVGANTGQYARRLRRLGYRGRIVSFEPTAEHFAKLEKAAENDPDWWVLQYGLGREDTATTIHTGWNTMNSLLPPSDYGKDRYGRFATSETEEIQIRRLDGLMDKALDGLTEPRPFLKMDTQGYDLEVFAGAGDRIKDFVGLQSEVALLQLYEGSPRMSEAIAAYEAGGFGITGMYPVTREAHTGRVIEFDCVMMRADAAPTTG